In the Flavobacterium sp. J372 genome, one interval contains:
- a CDS encoding anthranilate synthase component I family protein, with the protein MRTVKIHTVNPEVLKPKLFAWAQQFREVVFLDSNDYPQQFSSYDAVLAVDAFTSIKTDYYNAFDKLNEYQQVTKDWVFGYLSYDLKNDTEALTSLNFDGLGFSDLYFFQPRKLFLLKGNQLETQYLRMCDDELEADFQAITNYELQITNEASGYPIEIQQRVLKESYIKKVGQMLAHIQRGDIYEANFCMEFYAEDAVIEPCSIYQKLNEISTPPFACFFKNHKQILMSASPERYLRKEGSKLISQPIKGTARRSAYAVEDAEIKQQLTENEKERSENIMIVDLVRNDLSRTAQPGSVQVEELCGAYTFRQVHHLISTVTSELRDEFTPVQALKTTFPMGSMTGAPKISAMQIIEKLEETKRGLYSGAVGYFTPQGDFDFNVVIRSILYNAESKYVSFSVGSAITAKATPEQEYEECLVKATAMRRVLEGN; encoded by the coding sequence ATGCGGACAGTAAAAATACATACGGTCAATCCGGAGGTTTTAAAGCCTAAGCTCTTTGCCTGGGCACAACAATTCCGTGAGGTGGTGTTTCTTGACAGCAATGACTATCCGCAACAATTCTCATCGTATGATGCCGTGCTCGCGGTTGATGCTTTCACTTCCATTAAAACAGATTACTACAATGCTTTTGACAAGCTGAATGAATACCAACAGGTTACTAAAGACTGGGTGTTCGGATATTTGTCGTATGATTTGAAAAACGATACTGAAGCCCTGACATCACTTAATTTTGATGGCTTAGGCTTCTCTGATTTGTATTTCTTCCAGCCCAGGAAGCTGTTTTTGCTGAAGGGCAACCAGTTGGAAACGCAGTATTTGCGAATGTGTGATGACGAGTTGGAAGCAGACTTTCAGGCAATTACGAATTACGAATTACAAATTACGAATGAAGCTTCCGGATATCCTATAGAAATACAGCAGAGAGTTCTCAAGGAAAGCTATATTAAAAAAGTAGGGCAGATGCTTGCGCACATTCAGCGTGGCGATATTTATGAGGCGAACTTCTGCATGGAATTTTATGCGGAAGATGCAGTGATCGAGCCGTGTAGCATCTACCAAAAACTTAACGAAATCTCCACTCCGCCATTTGCGTGTTTCTTTAAAAACCATAAGCAAATCTTGATGTCGGCGTCGCCGGAAAGATATCTGCGGAAGGAGGGGAGCAAGCTCATCTCACAGCCCATAAAAGGCACAGCACGCCGAAGTGCTTACGCTGTTGAAGATGCTGAAATAAAACAGCAACTTACCGAAAACGAAAAGGAACGCTCAGAAAATATCATGATTGTTGACCTTGTACGCAACGACCTGTCACGTACTGCACAACCGGGTTCGGTGCAAGTTGAAGAGCTATGCGGAGCCTATACCTTCAGGCAGGTGCACCATCTTATCTCGACCGTCACATCAGAGCTTCGTGATGAATTCACTCCTGTGCAGGCGCTAAAAACTACGTTCCCGATGGGAAGTATGACGGGTGCTCCAAAGATTTCTGCAATGCAGATCATCGAAAAGCTTGAAGAAACCAAGCGCGGACTGTACAGCGGGGCAGTCGGGTACTTCACACCACAAGGCGACTTCGATTTTAACGTGGTCATCCGCAGTATTTTGTATAATGCCGAAAGCAAGTATGTGTCATTCTCTGTGGGCAGCGCCATTACCGCAAAAGCTACGCCCGAACAGGAATATGAAGAATGCCTTGTGAAAGCGACAGCCATGCGACGTGTACTTGAAGGAAACTAA
- the lpdA gene encoding dihydrolipoyl dehydrogenase, whose translation MSSFDVVVIGSGPGGYVAAIRCAQLGFSTAIIEKYPTLGGTCLNVGCIPSKALLDSSHHYHDATSHFKEHGIDIAGEIKLNFEQMIARKQGVVDQNVSGIKYLMDKNKITVFEGTGSFEDATHIKVTKADGSSETIEAKNTIIATGSKPSTLPFIKIDKEKIITSTEALKLKEVPKHMIVIGGGVIGLELGQVYLRLGAQVSVVEFMDRIIPGMDGALSKELTKVLKKQGMKFYTSHKVQSVELNGADVQVKAENAKGEVITLDGDYALVSVGRRPFTEGLNAEAAGVKITERGQIEVNDHLQTAAKNIYAIGDVIKGAMLAHKAEEEGVFVAETIAGQKPHIDYNLIPGVVYTWPEVAAVGKTEEQLKEAGVEYKSGSFPFKALGRSRASMDTDGFIKILADAKTDEVLGIHMIGARTADLIAEAVVAMEFKASAEDISRMSHAHPTYAEAMKEAALAATDNRAIHI comes from the coding sequence ATGAGCTCATTTGACGTAGTCGTTATAGGTTCAGGGCCCGGAGGTTATGTGGCGGCAATCCGTTGCGCACAGCTGGGTTTCAGCACCGCAATTATAGAGAAATACCCAACCCTTGGCGGCACGTGCCTTAACGTAGGCTGTATCCCGTCTAAGGCATTGCTGGATTCTTCGCACCATTACCACGACGCTACATCACATTTTAAGGAGCACGGTATAGACATTGCAGGCGAGATAAAGCTTAACTTTGAGCAGATGATCGCCCGTAAGCAGGGCGTTGTTGACCAGAACGTGAGCGGTATCAAATACCTGATGGACAAAAACAAGATAACTGTTTTTGAAGGTACGGGCTCATTTGAAGACGCTACCCATATTAAAGTTACCAAAGCTGACGGCAGTTCTGAAACAATTGAGGCTAAGAATACCATCATTGCGACAGGCTCTAAGCCATCTACGTTACCATTCATAAAGATTGACAAAGAGAAGATCATCACTTCTACCGAAGCCCTTAAGCTGAAGGAAGTGCCTAAACACATGATTGTGATAGGTGGTGGCGTTATAGGCCTCGAGCTGGGCCAGGTGTACCTTCGCCTTGGTGCGCAGGTATCAGTGGTGGAGTTCATGGACAGGATAATCCCGGGTATGGACGGTGCATTGTCTAAAGAACTGACAAAAGTGCTGAAAAAACAGGGTATGAAATTCTATACATCGCACAAAGTGCAGTCGGTTGAGCTTAACGGCGCTGATGTGCAGGTGAAGGCTGAAAACGCCAAAGGTGAAGTGATTACCCTTGACGGCGATTATGCTTTGGTATCAGTAGGGCGCAGGCCGTTCACGGAGGGCCTTAATGCTGAGGCTGCCGGTGTAAAAATTACAGAGCGCGGACAAATTGAGGTGAATGACCACCTGCAGACTGCTGCTAAAAACATATATGCAATTGGTGATGTTATAAAAGGCGCAATGCTTGCACACAAAGCTGAGGAAGAAGGCGTTTTTGTAGCCGAGACCATTGCCGGACAAAAGCCCCATATCGACTACAACCTGATTCCGGGTGTGGTGTACACCTGGCCTGAAGTTGCTGCCGTTGGCAAGACTGAAGAGCAGCTTAAAGAAGCAGGCGTGGAGTACAAGTCAGGTAGTTTCCCGTTCAAAGCACTTGGCCGTAGCCGTGCCAGTATGGACACTGACGGTTTTATAAAAATACTTGCGGATGCGAAGACAGACGAAGTACTTGGTATCCACATGATTGGCGCCCGTACAGCCGACCTTATTGCGGAAGCTGTTGTTGCGATGGAATTCAAGGCATCTGCTGAAGATATCTCACGTATGAGCCATGCACACCCTACCTATGCTGAGGCTATGAAAGAGGCTGCGCTTGCCGCGACAGACAACAGGGCAATACATATTTAA
- a CDS encoding toll/interleukin-1 receptor domain-containing protein: MSRCTAPVNGHRSASAQANCPACGRYSRGYSRGYNDYYNYSPYSSSSSYGSGGTSRSNQARNQKARWSSPSSTILYTPAEIRTLEPIRQNIEKRSNLPDLRDVFLCHAWDDRKDAAKELHDLLESKGVSVWFSEKDVLLGSSLLREIDKGLAKSRVGIVLVTPSFLKRVKGEGIADKELSALLARDLLVPIVHNTTFDALREVSPLLGSRSGLSTAEESMAELSAKLAELVTPENLTN, from the coding sequence ATGTCAAGATGTACAGCTCCAGTTAATGGGCATCGTTCAGCGAGTGCTCAAGCGAATTGCCCCGCGTGTGGTCGTTATAGCCGTGGCTATAGTCGTGGTTATAATGATTACTATAATTACTCTCCCTACTCCTCTTCCTCAAGCTATGGAAGTGGCGGTACTAGTAGAAGTAATCAAGCAAGAAATCAAAAAGCACGTTGGTCTTCGCCTAGCTCAACCATATTATATACTCCAGCAGAAATAAGGACTCTAGAACCTATACGTCAAAATATAGAAAAACGTTCAAATCTACCTGATTTACGCGATGTTTTTCTGTGCCATGCTTGGGACGATCGCAAAGATGCCGCTAAGGAATTGCACGATTTATTAGAATCTAAAGGTGTATCTGTATGGTTTAGCGAAAAAGATGTTTTATTAGGTTCATCATTACTTCGTGAAATTGATAAAGGTTTGGCCAAGTCTCGAGTGGGTATTGTGTTAGTAACACCATCTTTTCTTAAACGTGTAAAAGGCGAAGGAATAGCGGATAAAGAACTCTCTGCCCTATTAGCCCGAGATTTACTTGTGCCTATTGTTCATAATACAACCTTTGACGCTCTACGTGAGGTGAGTCCATTACTTGGATCACGTAGTGGATTAAGCACAGCAGAGGAATCAATGGCAGAGTTGTCCGCAAAATTAGCTGAGTTAGTAACTCCTGAGAATTTGACAAATTAG
- a CDS encoding Lrp/AsnC family transcriptional regulator, with amino-acid sequence MNLDATDKKLLALLQEDSTQTTKQLSAKLSLSVTAVYERVKKLEREGIIEKYVALVDRKKVNKGFVVFCHLKLIQHTKEYLTRFEKEVKQLEEVLECYHVSGDYDYILKIYVENMEAYREFMVTKLTTLQHIGSTHSTFMIGEVKNTNVIVV; translated from the coding sequence ATGAATTTAGATGCCACTGACAAGAAGCTGCTAGCCCTGCTTCAGGAAGATAGCACGCAAACCACCAAACAGCTGTCTGCCAAGCTCAGTCTTTCGGTTACAGCGGTTTATGAGCGTGTAAAGAAACTGGAGCGCGAGGGAATTATAGAGAAGTATGTAGCTTTAGTCGACAGAAAGAAAGTCAACAAGGGCTTTGTAGTGTTTTGCCATTTAAAACTCATACAGCACACCAAAGAATACCTGACCCGCTTTGAGAAAGAAGTAAAGCAACTGGAAGAAGTGCTGGAGTGCTACCACGTAAGCGGCGATTACGACTATATCCTAAAGATTTATGTTGAAAATATGGAGGCCTACCGCGAGTTTATGGTAACTAAGCTAACAACCTTACAGCACATAGGCAGTACGCACAGCACATTTATGATTGGGGAAGTGAAGAATACAAATGTGATTGTGGTGTAG
- a CDS encoding aminotransferase class I/II-fold pyridoxal phosphate-dependent enzyme, translating into MENFNPADKIQDLQYFGEFGGVNPSISDSSTYTFLSAKTMFDTFEGNMEGCYLYSRHSSPSNLYLGQALAAMEGTEAANVAASGMGAITPVLLQLCGAGDHIVSSRTIYGGTYAFMKNFLPRLNIKTAFVDITKLDVVEAAITPDTKVLYCETVSNPLLEVADIDGLAKIAKKHNLKLVVDNTFSPLSVAPAKMGADVVIHSLTKFINGSSDTVGGVVCGTQQFINELRSVNDGASMLLGPTMDSLRSASIMKNLRTLHIRMKQHSHNAMYLAQRFEKDGIKTVYPGLASHPSHELYKSMINPEFGFGGMMTIDVGTLDKANALMELMQERNLGYLAVSLGFYKTLFSAPGTSTSSEIPLDEQKEMGLSDGLIRFSIGLDNDIERTYRMMKACMIDLNILTEEAVTV; encoded by the coding sequence ATGGAAAACTTCAATCCCGCAGACAAGATACAGGATCTGCAATATTTCGGTGAATTTGGCGGCGTAAACCCTTCAATATCCGACTCTTCAACATACACATTCCTTTCGGCGAAGACAATGTTCGACACCTTCGAAGGCAATATGGAAGGCTGCTACCTGTACTCACGCCATTCATCGCCAAGCAACCTGTATTTAGGGCAGGCGCTTGCAGCCATGGAAGGTACTGAAGCCGCCAACGTAGCGGCATCGGGCATGGGCGCTATCACTCCGGTACTACTACAGCTTTGCGGCGCGGGCGATCATATCGTATCAAGCCGCACAATCTATGGTGGAACGTATGCTTTCATGAAAAATTTCCTGCCGAGGCTGAATATAAAAACGGCTTTCGTCGACATCACTAAGCTTGATGTTGTTGAGGCAGCTATAACCCCCGATACTAAAGTGCTTTATTGTGAGACTGTCAGCAACCCGCTATTGGAAGTAGCAGATATTGATGGCCTTGCCAAAATAGCAAAAAAGCATAACCTGAAGCTGGTAGTTGACAATACATTCTCGCCGCTTTCTGTAGCTCCTGCAAAAATGGGTGCTGATGTGGTGATACACAGCCTTACCAAATTCATCAACGGAAGCAGTGACACGGTAGGAGGCGTAGTTTGCGGCACACAGCAATTCATCAACGAACTTCGCAGCGTAAACGATGGCGCAAGCATGCTCCTGGGGCCAACGATGGACAGCCTGCGTTCTGCCTCTATAATGAAAAACCTACGCACGCTCCACATCCGTATGAAGCAGCATAGCCACAATGCCATGTACCTTGCGCAGCGATTTGAAAAGGACGGTATCAAGACTGTTTATCCGGGACTGGCAAGCCACCCGAGCCATGAGCTTTACAAAAGCATGATTAACCCTGAATTCGGCTTTGGCGGAATGATGACCATAGACGTTGGCACCCTTGATAAAGCTAACGCACTTATGGAACTGATGCAAGAGCGTAACTTGGGCTACCTCGCCGTTTCACTTGGTTTCTACAAAACGTTATTCAGCGCACCGGGCACATCTACATCAAGCGAAATTCCGTTGGATGAGCAAAAAGAAATGGGCTTGAGCGACGGACTGATACGCTTCTCTATCGGCCTTGACAATGATATTGAAAGGACGTACCGGATGATGAAGGCCTGTATGATTGACCTTAATATACTTACTGAAGAAGCAGTAACGGTATAA
- a CDS encoding S9 family peptidase: protein MKKVLWLFLLSGLTANAQKNLTIQEATSGQYREFAPKTIVAPHWRPDTRVLTHLDETYGKLMMRTESGDWAETVLLTKEDLSVALKAKFPQETFNLRMFPYDYEWKDKSTLKLNVAGENNTYVVLFDADSKTIKSAIAISPEAAQQQLSPNGNHVAWLKDNNIVITPQNGSNFNVTNDTDKGIVNGSDYVHRQEFGINKGMWWSPDSSKLLYYRKDETMVTNYPLVQWGGRIAENKDIKYPMAGMKSEEVTLVVYNVNNQQKATLKTGEPKEQYLTSVTWSPDGKSVFVGVLNRGQDHLKINQYDAASGNLVKTLFEEKAATYVEPLHDLTFVPGNNNQFLYRSEKNGFEQLYLYDTNGKQIRNLGYLDVVITEFLGFDTDAKNAFYMGTADTGLQRQVYKVELKSGKTIPVTLIGGMHSSIVSSDGTLVYDSYSNTTTPNTIHIMDLKKRNAKMLLQAEDPYKGKTVLPKMELVIVTAADGKTPLNGRMIYPANFDAKKKYPAIVYVYGGPHAQLVQNEWLGGASLFDYYLAQQGFIVFTLDNRGSDARGRDFEHVIHRNLGVNEMADQMKGVAYLKSKPFVDAERIGVSGWSFGGFMATSLMLDQADTFKVGVAGGPVIDWKYYEIMYGERYMDTPQENPEGYKNTNVLDKANKLKGRLLVIHGAQDPVVVQQHSMDFIQACIMAGKNVDYFLYPTQEHNMRGKDRVHLNQKIADYFETHLKK from the coding sequence ATGAAAAAAGTTTTATGGCTCTTCCTGCTTTCGGGCTTGACGGCCAACGCACAAAAAAACCTTACTATCCAGGAAGCGACTTCGGGCCAGTACCGAGAGTTCGCCCCGAAAACAATTGTTGCGCCACACTGGAGGCCTGATACCCGCGTGCTTACACACCTTGATGAAACGTACGGCAAACTGATGATGCGAACCGAGAGCGGCGACTGGGCTGAAACCGTATTGCTTACCAAAGAAGACCTTTCAGTAGCATTGAAAGCAAAATTTCCGCAGGAGACATTCAACCTCAGGATGTTCCCGTATGATTATGAGTGGAAAGATAAAAGTACATTGAAACTGAATGTTGCGGGCGAGAATAACACTTATGTAGTACTGTTTGATGCTGACAGCAAAACCATTAAGAGCGCCATCGCCATTTCACCTGAAGCAGCCCAGCAACAGCTGTCGCCCAACGGAAACCATGTGGCATGGCTTAAGGATAATAACATTGTAATCACTCCGCAAAACGGAAGCAACTTCAACGTAACAAATGATACCGATAAAGGCATCGTGAACGGAAGCGACTATGTGCACCGCCAGGAGTTCGGCATCAATAAAGGTATGTGGTGGAGCCCTGACAGCAGTAAGCTGCTTTACTACCGCAAAGATGAGACTATGGTTACCAACTATCCGCTGGTGCAGTGGGGTGGCCGCATAGCCGAAAACAAGGATATAAAGTACCCAATGGCGGGCATGAAGAGCGAGGAAGTTACGCTTGTGGTATATAACGTCAATAATCAGCAGAAAGCAACCCTAAAAACAGGCGAACCAAAGGAGCAGTACCTTACATCGGTAACGTGGAGTCCGGATGGCAAAAGCGTGTTTGTTGGTGTGCTGAACCGCGGGCAGGACCACCTGAAGATCAACCAGTATGACGCCGCAAGCGGTAATTTGGTAAAGACATTGTTTGAAGAGAAAGCTGCTACTTATGTTGAGCCGCTGCATGACCTGACTTTTGTTCCCGGTAATAACAACCAGTTCTTGTACCGCAGTGAGAAGAACGGTTTTGAGCAATTGTACCTTTATGACACCAACGGAAAACAAATACGCAACCTGGGCTACCTGGATGTTGTGATTACAGAATTCCTTGGGTTTGATACTGATGCAAAGAATGCTTTTTATATGGGGACTGCCGATACCGGATTGCAAAGGCAGGTATATAAAGTGGAACTGAAATCGGGCAAAACCATACCGGTAACGCTTATTGGAGGCATGCACAGTTCGATTGTGAGCAGTGACGGTACTTTAGTATATGACAGTTACAGCAATACTACCACGCCGAATACTATACACATCATGGATTTGAAAAAGAGAAATGCTAAAATGCTGCTTCAGGCGGAAGATCCATACAAAGGAAAGACTGTACTCCCTAAAATGGAATTAGTTATTGTAACAGCCGCCGATGGCAAGACTCCGCTTAACGGTAGGATGATTTATCCGGCTAATTTTGATGCTAAAAAGAAATATCCTGCGATTGTTTACGTATACGGTGGCCCGCATGCACAGCTCGTGCAGAATGAATGGCTGGGCGGCGCGTCGTTGTTTGATTACTACCTGGCACAACAGGGCTTTATCGTTTTCACATTGGATAACCGTGGCAGCGACGCACGCGGGCGCGATTTTGAGCATGTAATTCACCGTAATCTGGGCGTAAATGAAATGGCCGACCAAATGAAGGGCGTAGCCTACCTGAAAAGCAAGCCGTTTGTAGATGCTGAAAGGATTGGTGTTTCAGGCTGGAGCTTTGGCGGCTTCATGGCGACATCACTGATGCTTGACCAGGCCGATACGTTTAAAGTTGGTGTGGCAGGTGGCCCGGTGATCGACTGGAAGTATTACGAAATCATGTATGGCGAACGCTATATGGACACCCCGCAGGAAAACCCTGAAGGCTATAAAAACACTAATGTATTAGACAAAGCCAACAAGCTAAAAGGCAGGCTTCTTGTAATACATGGGGCACAAGACCCGGTTGTGGTGCAGCAGCACAGCATGGATTTTATCCAGGCATGTATCATGGCAGGCAAAAATGTGGACTACTTCCTCTACCCTACGCAGGAACACAACATGCGCGGCAAAGACAGGGTACACCTGAACCAGAAAATCGCCGATTACTTTGAAACACACTTAAAGAAGTGA
- a CDS encoding Lipl32 family lipoprotein → MKKLLIAIFSLGAVCSYGQKLDKFGAEMGKKSVMGKEIRVPYTDVVSYYGYIKPGSKPDEVRGGKNYYYLYVWIPAAAPELGIRMASPVPAKMAPEGSDYVSAAYTENKADAASYFDTWISFERAEGIVSKGDLAKASKASWKSYETNDDSSEMPAQPSGNKYNSLMRITSDVNNPAKALVAGLYRVGFTTYKTGDVKGSFVAQLGAPVKLPGVVVAQSLDELAKQVK, encoded by the coding sequence ATGAAAAAACTTTTAATTGCAATTTTCAGCCTTGGCGCTGTTTGCTCTTATGGCCAGAAGCTTGACAAATTTGGCGCAGAAATGGGTAAAAAATCGGTAATGGGCAAAGAAATCCGTGTACCGTATACTGATGTGGTTAGCTACTACGGCTACATCAAGCCGGGTTCAAAACCAGATGAAGTGCGTGGCGGCAAAAACTACTACTATCTGTATGTATGGATACCGGCTGCAGCGCCTGAACTTGGCATCAGGATGGCATCTCCAGTACCTGCGAAAATGGCACCTGAAGGCTCTGATTATGTATCTGCGGCTTACACGGAAAACAAGGCAGATGCAGCATCATATTTTGATACCTGGATTTCATTTGAAAGAGCGGAAGGTATAGTTTCTAAAGGTGATTTGGCAAAAGCCTCAAAAGCTTCATGGAAATCATATGAAACAAATGATGACAGCAGCGAAATGCCTGCACAGCCGTCAGGTAATAAGTACAACTCGCTTATGCGCATTACCAGTGATGTTAATAATCCTGCAAAAGCACTTGTGGCAGGACTTTACCGTGTTGGTTTCACAACTTACAAAACAGGTGATGTTAAAGGCAGCTTTGTAGCTCAGCTTGGTGCTCCCGTAAAACTTCCCGGGGTAGTTGTGGCGCAGTCCCTTGACGAGCTTGCAAAACAGGTAAAATAA
- a CDS encoding bifunctional 2-polyprenyl-6-hydroxyphenol methylase/3-demethylubiquinol 3-O-methyltransferase UbiG — MQKETNTWYASWFDTPYYHILYKDRDYEEAQLFMDNLTNYLNLPEDAKILDLACGKGRHSIYLSQLGYDVTGADLSENSIAEAKKHENEKLHFTVHDMREPFNEKFDAIFNLFTSFGYFEDDNDNVRTLKAICESLSDYGFGVIDFMNVHNVINNLVPEETKTVDGIDFHIKRYVKDGHIFKEIDFEDKGKKFHFTERVQAITLEDFEAMMEEAGIHLLDIFGDYRLRKFYKNESERLILIFK; from the coding sequence ATGCAAAAAGAAACAAACACCTGGTACGCCTCGTGGTTCGATACGCCTTACTACCACATACTTTATAAAGACCGAGATTATGAGGAAGCCCAGCTTTTTATGGACAACCTCACTAACTATCTTAACCTTCCTGAAGACGCTAAAATACTTGACCTGGCCTGCGGCAAAGGGCGGCACTCTATATACCTGAGCCAACTGGGATATGATGTTACAGGTGCCGACTTGAGCGAAAACAGCATTGCTGAAGCTAAAAAACATGAGAATGAAAAGCTGCATTTTACAGTGCATGACATGCGTGAGCCCTTCAATGAAAAATTTGATGCTATCTTTAACCTTTTCACAAGCTTTGGCTATTTTGAAGATGACAATGATAACGTGCGTACTCTAAAAGCAATATGCGAAAGCCTCAGCGATTATGGCTTTGGTGTGATTGATTTTATGAATGTTCATAACGTAATCAATAATCTTGTTCCTGAAGAGACTAAAACTGTTGACGGTATTGACTTTCACATCAAGCGCTACGTAAAAGACGGCCATATCTTTAAAGAAATTGATTTTGAGGACAAAGGCAAGAAATTCCATTTTACCGAGCGTGTGCAGGCTATTACCCTTGAAGATTTTGAAGCCATGATGGAAGAAGCCGGGATACACCTTCTTGATATTTTCGGTGATTACAGGCTGCGGAAATTTTACAAAAATGAATCAGAACGCCTTATCCTGATTTTTAAATGA
- a CDS encoding ZIP family metal transporter, whose protein sequence is MIYLLPFLSVIIGYLAALLLKPSNKKSLKLLLAFSGSFLLSLTVMHLLPEVYEASLHSHHGHEHDGHAHAHGNNIIGIYIMAGIVFQIILEYFSKGAEHGHVHAHKDDHLHKMPWLLFISLCIHALLEGMPVSHHHDMAWGIAIHHFPIAIILTAFFVNSGLNKVAVMLFMAAFAAMTPLGTLLSAELHFVSHYYTEISAIVVGILFHISSTIIFESGENHKFNMAKLLAIILGVIFAYFI, encoded by the coding sequence ATGATATATTTATTACCCTTTCTGTCGGTTATTATAGGTTACCTGGCAGCGCTTCTGCTTAAGCCTTCCAACAAAAAAAGCCTTAAACTGCTGCTTGCATTTAGCGGCTCATTCCTTCTGTCACTTACGGTGATGCATTTACTGCCTGAAGTGTATGAAGCAAGCCTGCATTCGCATCACGGGCATGAACATGACGGCCATGCCCACGCCCATGGTAACAACATCATCGGTATCTATATAATGGCCGGCATCGTGTTCCAGATCATTCTCGAATACTTTTCAAAAGGCGCTGAACACGGGCATGTGCATGCCCATAAAGATGATCACCTTCACAAAATGCCATGGCTGCTTTTCATTAGCCTGTGCATACATGCCCTGCTTGAAGGTATGCCGGTAAGCCACCACCATGATATGGCCTGGGGAATTGCCATACACCATTTCCCTATCGCTATAATCCTGACAGCATTTTTTGTCAATTCAGGGCTTAATAAAGTTGCCGTTATGCTTTTTATGGCGGCGTTTGCGGCAATGACTCCGCTGGGCACATTGCTAAGCGCCGAACTGCATTTCGTAAGCCATTACTACACAGAAATATCGGCTATTGTTGTGGGGATACTTTTTCATATTTCATCAACCATAATCTTTGAAAGCGGCGAGAACCACAAATTCAATATGGCTAAGCTTTTAGCGATAATTCTTGGTGTAATCTTCGCATATTTTATATAA
- the murQ gene encoding N-acetylmuramic acid 6-phosphate etherase: protein MSFTRTTEQSSKYVHLEKMPLGELLQNINNEDKTIPLAIEKALPQIEALAAKVVEKLRNGGRLFYIGAGTSGRLGIVDASECPPTFGVPFDLVIGLIAGGDTAIRRAVEFAEDDREQAWKDLCEYNINERDIVIGIAASGTTPYVIGGLEMCNANNIATGCITCNQGSPLATTAQYPVEVVTGPEFVTGSSRMKAGTAQKLVLNMISTSAMIQLGRVKGNKMVDMQLSNHKLVDRGVRMIMDEINISYEEAKALLDEHKNVRIAIDAYANR, encoded by the coding sequence ATGTCTTTCACCCGGACAACCGAGCAATCATCAAAATATGTGCATCTTGAAAAAATGCCGCTTGGTGAGCTGCTTCAAAACATAAACAACGAAGATAAAACCATACCCCTGGCAATTGAAAAGGCGCTGCCGCAGATTGAAGCTTTGGCTGCAAAAGTGGTTGAGAAGCTTCGCAATGGCGGGCGTTTATTTTATATTGGCGCGGGTACAAGCGGGCGCTTGGGTATTGTTGATGCAAGTGAATGCCCTCCTACTTTCGGCGTACCATTTGATTTAGTCATAGGCCTCATAGCCGGCGGCGATACTGCCATACGTCGCGCTGTTGAGTTTGCCGAAGATGACCGCGAGCAAGCCTGGAAAGACCTTTGTGAATACAACATTAACGAGAGAGATATAGTGATTGGGATAGCCGCTTCGGGCACAACACCTTATGTTATTGGCGGGTTAGAAATGTGCAATGCGAATAACATAGCCACAGGCTGTATAACCTGTAACCAGGGAAGCCCACTTGCTACCACGGCGCAATATCCTGTAGAAGTAGTGACTGGTCCTGAATTTGTTACAGGGAGCTCACGTATGAAAGCCGGTACCGCCCAAAAGCTGGTGTTAAACATGATAAGTACATCAGCTATGATTCAGCTTGGGCGTGTCAAAGGCAATAAGATGGTAGATATGCAACTGAGCAATCATAAGCTGGTAGATCGCGGTGTGCGCATGATTATGGATGAGATAAACATTTCGTACGAAGAAGCGAAAGCGCTTCTTGATGAGCATAAAAATGTACGAATAGCAATAGATGCCTATGCCAACAGATAA
- a CDS encoding DUF6095 family protein: MPTDKKTLMRGVRYLALTLPLFILGPVVIHSSFKNQGHPLFIPILGLGAILCLMAIWYMFMGIRTILKSMID, encoded by the coding sequence ATGCCAACAGATAAAAAAACATTAATGCGCGGTGTGCGCTACCTTGCCCTTACCTTGCCGCTTTTTATATTGGGGCCGGTAGTGATACACAGTTCGTTTAAAAACCAGGGGCATCCGTTATTTATACCTATACTCGGCCTGGGTGCAATTTTATGCCTTATGGCTATTTGGTATATGTTTATGGGAATACGTACAATACTAAAAAGCATGATTGACTGA